A window of the Streptomyces sp. JB150 genome harbors these coding sequences:
- a CDS encoding aldose 1-epimerase, protein MSNEDITLTAGDAEVTLAPGNGGRVAGLRLGGTELLRQGDRFGCFPMVPWCGRIRDGRFRDGAEERQLPLNAPPHAIHGTARDAAWNVARATADEAVLTYDLTDPWPYPGRVTQVFALTPDALTLTMAVETYASSFPAQVGWHPWFHRTLAGADVEIDFSPAWQEERGADHLPTGNRIDPQPGPWDDCFGMPDGVDVTLTWPGVLRLKVTSPEQWVVVYDEQEAAVCVEPQTGPPNGLNTAPRLVTPLEPLEATTTWSWTRL, encoded by the coding sequence GTGAGTAACGAAGACATCACGCTGACCGCGGGAGACGCGGAGGTGACCCTCGCACCCGGCAACGGCGGCCGGGTCGCGGGACTGCGGCTCGGCGGGACCGAGCTGCTGCGGCAGGGCGACCGTTTCGGCTGCTTCCCCATGGTGCCCTGGTGCGGCCGGATCCGCGACGGCCGGTTCCGGGACGGCGCGGAGGAGCGCCAGCTGCCGCTGAACGCTCCCCCGCACGCCATCCACGGCACCGCCCGCGACGCCGCGTGGAACGTGGCCCGCGCCACCGCGGACGAGGCGGTCCTCACGTACGACCTGACCGACCCCTGGCCCTACCCCGGCCGCGTCACCCAGGTGTTCGCCCTGACCCCGGACGCCCTGACGCTGACCATGGCCGTCGAGACGTACGCGTCGTCCTTCCCGGCGCAGGTGGGCTGGCACCCGTGGTTCCACCGCACCCTCGCCGGCGCCGACGTGGAGATCGACTTCTCCCCGGCCTGGCAGGAGGAGCGCGGTGCGGACCACCTGCCCACCGGCAACCGGATCGACCCCCAGCCGGGCCCGTGGGACGACTGCTTCGGGATGCCCGACGGTGTGGACGTCACCCTGACCTGGCCCGGTGTGCTGCGGCTGAAGGTCACCAGCCCCGAGCAGTGGGTCGTCGTCTACGACGAGCAGGAGGCCGCCGTGTGCGTGGAGCCGCAGACCGGCCCGCCCAACGGCCTGAACACCGCGCCGCGCCTGGTCACGCCGCTGGAGCCGCTGGAGGCCACCACGACCTGGAGCTGGACGCGCCTCTAA
- a CDS encoding tryptophan 2,3-dioxygenase family protein translates to MSHEAQHIHEPETPHLDFQGTTPYEDYVKADVLTHLQHTLSDDPGEMVFLVTTQVMELWFTCVVHEWETAAKALREDDVPVAIAALKRSVRELEALNASWKPLGQLTPAQFNAYRGALGEGSGFQSAMYRRLEFLLGEKSASMLVPHRGAPRVHAELEKALHEPSLYDEVLRLLARRGHAIPASVLQRDVSRRYEPSEEVERAWAAVYSGDESDELARLGEALTDVAELVWRWRNDHLVATRRAMGAKPGTGGSAGVAWLEKRARKNVFPELWTARSYV, encoded by the coding sequence ATGTCCCACGAGGCTCAGCACATCCACGAGCCCGAGACCCCGCATCTCGACTTCCAGGGGACCACCCCGTACGAGGACTACGTCAAGGCCGACGTCCTCACCCATCTCCAGCACACCCTCTCCGACGATCCCGGGGAGATGGTGTTCCTGGTCACGACCCAGGTCATGGAGCTGTGGTTCACCTGTGTCGTCCACGAGTGGGAGACGGCCGCGAAGGCGCTGCGCGAGGACGACGTCCCGGTGGCGATCGCCGCGCTGAAACGATCCGTCCGCGAGCTGGAGGCGCTCAACGCGTCCTGGAAGCCGCTCGGCCAGCTCACGCCCGCGCAGTTCAACGCCTACCGCGGCGCCCTGGGCGAGGGCTCCGGATTCCAGTCCGCGATGTACCGGCGGCTGGAGTTCCTGCTGGGTGAGAAGTCCGCGTCCATGCTGGTCCCGCACCGGGGCGCGCCCCGCGTCCACGCGGAACTGGAGAAGGCCCTGCACGAGCCCAGCCTCTACGACGAGGTGCTGCGGCTGCTGGCCCGCCGCGGCCACGCCATCCCGGCGTCCGTCCTGCAGCGTGACGTGTCCCGGCGCTACGAGCCGTCGGAGGAGGTCGAACGGGCCTGGGCCGCCGTCTACTCCGGCGACGAGAGCGACGAACTCGCCCGCCTCGGCGAGGCGTTGACGGACGTGGCGGAACTGGTGTGGCGCTGGCGCAACGACCACCTGGTCGCCACCCGCCGCGCCATGGGCGCCAAGCCCGGCACGGGCGGCTCGGCCGGTGTGGCCTGGCTGGAGAAGCGGGCGCGCAAGAACGTCTTCCCGGAGCTGTGGACGGCGAGGTCGTATGTCTGA
- a CDS encoding DUF3151 domain-containing protein, producing MTIHENLLGGPPPTHLPDDPEPRELLAGGTPAAEVAAKYPTSSLAWARLADEAFERGSTVESYAYARTGYHRGLDALRRNGWKGHGPVPWEHEPNRGFLRALHALARAAQAIGEQEEYERCSQFLKDSSPTAAQTLG from the coding sequence ATGACGATTCACGAGAACCTGCTCGGGGGCCCGCCCCCGACCCACCTCCCCGACGACCCGGAGCCGCGCGAGCTGCTGGCCGGCGGCACCCCCGCCGCCGAGGTCGCCGCGAAGTACCCGACCTCGTCGCTGGCCTGGGCCCGCCTGGCCGACGAGGCGTTCGAGCGGGGCAGCACGGTGGAGTCGTACGCCTACGCCCGCACCGGCTACCACCGCGGCCTGGACGCGCTGCGCCGCAACGGCTGGAAGGGCCACGGCCCGGTGCCGTGGGAGCACGAGCCGAACCGCGGCTTCCTGCGCGCCCTGCACGCCCTCGCCCGCGCCGCGCAGGCGATCGGCGAGCAGGAGGAGTACGAGCGCTGCTCGCAGTTCCTGAAGGACTCCTCGCCGACGGCGGCGCAGACGCTGGGCTGA
- the kynU gene encoding kynureninase: MSDLTARAEELDAADELAAKRAEFVLDDVVYLDGNSLGALPAVVPGRVADVVSRQWGELRIRSWEESGWWTAPERIGDRIAPLLGAAPGQVVVGDSTSVNIFKALVAAVRMAGDGRDEILVDATTFPTDGYIAASAARLTGRTLRPVAPAEVPDALGDRTAAVLLNHVDYRTGRLHDLPALTAAAHRAGALAVWDLCHSAGALPVGLDEHGVDLAVGCTYKYLNGGPGSPAYLYVRAEHQDRFDSPLPGWNSHAEPFGMRPEYEPAPGALRGRVGTPDILSLLALEAALDVWDGVSVEAVRAKSLALTDFFLECVSAYVPSGRVESVTPVPHAERGSQVALRCADAGEVMKRLIGRGVVGDFRAPDVLRFGFTPLYVGFADVERAARVLGEVLD, from the coding sequence ATGTCTGACCTCACGGCACGGGCCGAAGAACTGGACGCGGCCGACGAACTGGCCGCGAAACGCGCCGAGTTCGTCCTCGACGACGTCGTCTACCTGGACGGCAACTCGCTGGGCGCGCTGCCCGCCGTCGTCCCCGGACGGGTCGCCGACGTCGTCTCCCGCCAGTGGGGCGAACTGCGCATCCGCTCCTGGGAGGAGAGCGGCTGGTGGACCGCGCCCGAGCGGATCGGCGACCGGATCGCCCCGCTGCTCGGCGCCGCCCCCGGGCAGGTGGTGGTCGGCGACTCCACCAGCGTGAACATCTTCAAGGCGCTGGTCGCGGCGGTGCGCATGGCCGGGGACGGGCGGGACGAGATCCTCGTCGACGCGACGACCTTCCCCACCGACGGCTACATCGCCGCGTCGGCGGCCCGCCTGACGGGCCGCACGCTGCGCCCGGTGGCCCCGGCCGAGGTGCCGGACGCGCTGGGCGACCGTACGGCCGCCGTGCTCCTCAACCACGTCGACTACCGCACCGGCCGGCTGCACGACCTGCCGGCGCTGACGGCCGCCGCGCACCGCGCGGGCGCCCTCGCCGTCTGGGACCTGTGCCACAGCGCGGGCGCCCTGCCGGTCGGCCTCGACGAGCACGGCGTCGACCTGGCGGTCGGCTGCACCTACAAGTACCTGAACGGCGGCCCCGGTTCACCCGCGTACCTCTACGTGCGCGCCGAGCACCAGGACCGCTTCGACTCCCCGCTGCCCGGCTGGAACTCCCACGCGGAGCCCTTCGGGATGCGCCCGGAGTACGAGCCCGCGCCGGGCGCCCTCCGCGGCCGGGTCGGCACGCCCGACATCCTCTCCCTGCTCGCGCTGGAGGCGGCCCTCGACGTCTGGGACGGGGTCTCCGTCGAGGCGGTGCGCGCCAAGTCGCTGGCCCTCACGGACTTCTTCCTCGAGTGCGTGTCCGCGTACGTGCCGTCGGGCCGCGTCGAGTCCGTGACCCCCGTCCCGCACGCGGAACGCGGCAGCCAGGTCGCGCTGCGCTGCGCCGACGCCGGTGAGGTCATGAAGCGCCTGATCGGGCGGGGCGTGGTCGGCGACTTCCGCGCCCCGGACGTCCTGCGGTTCGGCTTCACCCCGCTGTACGTGGGGTTCGCGGACGTGGAGCGGGCGGCGCGGGTGCTGGGGGAGGTGCTGGACTAG
- the fbaA gene encoding class II fructose-bisphosphate aldolase: protein MPIATPEVYNEMLDRAKAGKFAYPAINVTSSQTLHAALRGFAEAESDGIIQISTGGAEFLGGQHNKDMVTGAVALAEFAHIVAKKYDVTIALHTDHCPKDKLDGYVRPLLAISEERVARGENPLFQSHMWDGSAETLADNLAIGQELLARAQAARIILEVEITPTGGEEDGVTHEINDELYTTVDDAIRTAEALGLGEKGRYLLAASFGNVHGVYKPGNVVLRPELLKELNEGVAAKFGKASPFDFVFHGGSGSTIEEIHTALENGVVKMNIDTDTQYAFTRPVADHMFKNYDGVLKVDGEVGSKKTYDPRTWGKLAEAGMAQRVVEACQSLRSAGTKLK from the coding sequence ATGCCCATCGCAACCCCCGAGGTCTACAACGAGATGCTCGACCGGGCGAAGGCAGGCAAGTTCGCCTACCCGGCCATCAACGTCACCTCGTCGCAGACCCTGCACGCGGCGCTGCGCGGCTTCGCCGAGGCCGAGAGCGACGGCATCATCCAGATCTCGACGGGCGGCGCCGAGTTCCTGGGCGGCCAGCACAACAAGGACATGGTCACCGGCGCGGTCGCCCTGGCCGAGTTCGCGCACATCGTCGCCAAGAAGTACGACGTGACGATCGCCCTGCACACCGACCACTGCCCGAAGGACAAGCTCGACGGGTACGTCCGTCCGCTGCTGGCGATCTCCGAGGAGCGCGTCGCGCGCGGCGAGAACCCGCTGTTCCAGTCCCACATGTGGGACGGCTCCGCGGAGACCCTGGCCGACAACCTGGCCATCGGCCAGGAGCTGCTGGCCCGCGCCCAGGCCGCCAGGATCATCCTCGAGGTGGAGATCACCCCCACCGGCGGTGAGGAGGACGGCGTCACCCACGAGATCAACGACGAGCTGTACACCACCGTCGACGACGCGATCCGCACCGCCGAGGCCCTGGGCCTGGGCGAGAAGGGCCGCTACCTGCTGGCCGCGTCCTTCGGCAACGTCCACGGCGTGTACAAGCCGGGCAACGTCGTGCTCCGCCCCGAGCTGCTGAAGGAGCTGAACGAGGGCGTCGCCGCCAAGTTCGGCAAGGCCTCCCCGTTCGACTTCGTCTTCCACGGCGGTTCCGGCTCCACCATCGAGGAGATCCACACCGCGCTGGAGAACGGCGTCGTGAAGATGAACATCGACACGGACACCCAGTACGCCTTCACGCGTCCGGTCGCCGACCACATGTTCAAGAACTACGACGGCGTCCTCAAGGTCGACGGCGAGGTCGGCTCCAAGAAGACCTACGACCCGCGCACCTGGGGCAAGCTGGCCGAGGCGGGCATGGCCCAGCGGGTCGTCGAGGCCTGCCAGAGCCTGCGGTCGGCCGGTACGAAGCTGAAGTGA
- a CDS encoding TetR/AcrR family transcriptional regulator yields MSAEPGTVRPGGRTARVRAAVLRAAGDVLAEQGFDRLDLADVARRAEVGKTTVYRRWGSVTGLVADLLVDMAEQSSPREETGSVLGDLRANASLVQRTLADPRQGALFRAVIAAATCDERTAAALRRFYEVRVDEWAPCVEQGVARGELPAGTDPRAVVRAVSAPLYYGLLTLGTVPDAPAAERAARAAHAAAVAGVYVTDTP; encoded by the coding sequence ATGTCCGCCGAACCCGGCACCGTACGTCCCGGAGGACGGACCGCCCGAGTCCGCGCCGCGGTGCTGCGGGCCGCGGGAGACGTGCTCGCGGAGCAGGGCTTCGACCGGCTCGATCTCGCGGACGTGGCACGGCGGGCGGAGGTCGGCAAGACGACCGTCTACCGGCGGTGGGGATCGGTCACGGGGCTCGTCGCCGACCTGCTCGTGGACATGGCCGAGCAGTCGTCGCCCCGGGAGGAGACCGGCTCGGTGCTCGGGGACCTGCGGGCCAACGCCTCGCTGGTGCAGCGCACCCTGGCCGACCCCCGGCAAGGGGCGCTGTTCCGGGCGGTGATCGCCGCGGCGACCTGCGACGAGCGGACGGCTGCGGCGCTGCGCCGGTTCTACGAGGTCCGGGTGGACGAGTGGGCCCCCTGTGTGGAACAGGGGGTGGCCCGCGGCGAGTTGCCCGCGGGCACGGACCCCCGGGCGGTCGTACGGGCCGTGTCCGCCCCCCTGTACTACGGGTTGCTGACCTTGGGGACCGTCCCCGACGCCCCCGCCGCGGAGCGCGCCGCGCGCGCGGCCCACGCCGCCGCCGTGGCGGGGGTGTACGTGACCGACACCCCCTAG
- a CDS encoding polyamine aminopropyltransferase: protein MIDPHAPARPGAPPSRCGPARLPVRPGTGRCLVLAGVFVCAACGLVYELELLALAAYLTGDSVTQTSVVLSVMVFAMGVGSLVAKRLRHRAAVGFGAVEATLALVGGCSAMALYAVFAWAGDWGGLWGGAPRALMVAFSLTIGLLIGAEIPLLMELIQRVRRQDAGRAVADLFAADYVGALVGGLAFPFLLLPLMGQLTGTLLTGAVNVAAGGALVLGLFGRDLTRRARLALLAVNATVLGVLGGAAVLVDDFERAARTAVYGADVRVALRTDVQEVVLTGGTRGRPLDLFLDGRLRVSARDGHRYHEALVHPAMNGPHARVLILGGGDGLAAREVLRFAGVRRVRVVERDAQLVRLARTDPALSALNGHAYDDPRVRVTTADAFRWLRGAPHAAYDVVVADLPGPRLAAGPQLYSQEFYGLARRALAPDGRLVVHAGPATVRPRVYWTVDSTLHAAGLHTTPYLDTRDRGLILAAPGARPPLRLDGRPGAPRPRTLTPARLTAGRASAAATRVPGLPPSTLMHPRYRH from the coding sequence GTGATCGATCCGCACGCGCCGGCGCGGCCCGGCGCCCCGCCGTCCCGGTGCGGTCCCGCGCGGCTGCCCGTCCGTCCGGGAACCGGGCGGTGCCTGGTCCTCGCGGGCGTGTTCGTCTGCGCGGCCTGCGGACTCGTGTACGAACTCGAACTGCTCGCGCTCGCCGCGTACCTGACGGGCGACTCGGTCACCCAGACGTCCGTCGTGCTGTCCGTCATGGTCTTCGCGATGGGCGTCGGCTCCCTGGTCGCGAAGCGGCTGCGCCACCGCGCCGCCGTCGGCTTCGGCGCCGTCGAGGCGACGCTCGCCCTGGTCGGCGGCTGCAGCGCGATGGCCCTGTACGCCGTCTTCGCGTGGGCCGGCGACTGGGGCGGACTGTGGGGTGGCGCGCCCCGGGCGCTGATGGTCGCCTTCTCGCTCACCATCGGCCTGCTGATCGGCGCCGAGATCCCGCTGCTGATGGAACTCATCCAGCGCGTCCGCCGCCAGGACGCGGGCCGCGCGGTGGCCGACCTGTTCGCCGCGGACTACGTCGGCGCGCTGGTCGGCGGCCTCGCCTTCCCCTTCCTCCTGCTGCCGCTGATGGGCCAGTTGACGGGCACGCTGCTCACCGGCGCGGTCAACGTCGCGGCCGGCGGCGCCCTGGTGCTCGGCCTGTTCGGCCGCGACCTCACCCGCCGCGCCCGGCTGGCGCTGCTGGCCGTCAACGCCACCGTGCTCGGCGTGCTCGGCGGGGCCGCCGTCCTCGTCGACGACTTCGAACGCGCCGCGCGGACCGCTGTGTACGGGGCGGACGTCCGGGTCGCGCTGCGCACCGACGTCCAGGAGGTCGTCCTCACCGGCGGCACCCGCGGCCGCCCCCTCGACCTGTTCCTCGACGGCCGGCTGCGGGTCAGCGCCCGCGACGGACACCGCTACCACGAGGCGCTGGTCCACCCCGCGATGAACGGCCCGCACGCGCGCGTGCTGATCCTCGGCGGCGGCGACGGGCTGGCCGCGCGGGAGGTGCTGCGCTTCGCGGGGGTGCGGCGGGTGCGCGTGGTGGAACGCGACGCCCAGCTGGTGCGGCTCGCGCGGACGGACCCGGCCCTGTCCGCGCTGAACGGCCACGCCTACGACGACCCGCGCGTGCGGGTCACCACGGCGGACGCCTTCCGCTGGCTGCGCGGGGCGCCGCACGCCGCGTACGACGTGGTCGTCGCCGACCTGCCCGGCCCGCGCCTCGCGGCCGGCCCCCAGCTGTACTCGCAGGAGTTCTACGGCCTGGCCCGCCGCGCCCTCGCCCCGGACGGCCGGCTGGTGGTCCACGCGGGCCCGGCGACCGTCCGCCCCCGCGTCTACTGGACCGTCGACAGCACCCTGCACGCCGCCGGCCTGCACACCACCCCCTACCTCGACACCCGCGACCGCGGCCTCATCCTCGCCGCGCCCGGCGCCCGCCCGCCGCTGCGCCTGGACGGCCGCCCCGGCGCGCCGCGCCCCCGCACCCTCACCCCCGCCCGGCTGACCGCCGGGCGCGCCTCGGCGGCGGCCACCCGGGTGCCGGGGCTGCCGCCGTCGACGCTGATGCACCCGCGCTACCGGCACTGA
- a CDS encoding SRPBCC family protein — MEHEVFVPVPADRLKAALTDPARVARAVPGLQQEAGAEPVAGRLKLRAGGTTITYRGTAEVSARDDGAHTLVGEGAETRGTGTVKLSLTLRLRPEDEGTTVVFEGTASADGRITELPEDAVRSAATRLLNRFAENLGEEAGDEPADDEPADDEPAAVGGEDAPRTAPDDVTRAEARDSLFDTEVPPPSLDPDTDDAGESDASWDSSQPPAEAAHARRTMIGRSAEEVDHAPPRGRYAPVPAPQTVARSGALRWAAPAAALAVASAIVVGRALRRRR, encoded by the coding sequence ATGGAGCACGAGGTGTTCGTACCGGTACCGGCCGACCGGCTCAAGGCGGCGCTCACGGACCCCGCGCGGGTCGCCCGGGCGGTCCCCGGGCTCCAGCAGGAGGCGGGCGCCGAGCCCGTCGCGGGGCGGCTGAAGCTGCGGGCGGGCGGCACCACCATCACCTACCGGGGCACGGCCGAGGTCTCCGCGCGCGACGACGGGGCGCACACCCTCGTCGGCGAGGGCGCCGAGACCCGCGGCACCGGCACCGTCAAGCTCTCCCTGACCCTGCGCCTGCGCCCCGAGGACGAGGGCACCACCGTCGTCTTCGAGGGCACGGCCTCGGCGGACGGCCGGATCACCGAGCTGCCCGAGGACGCGGTGCGCTCCGCGGCGACCCGGCTGCTGAACCGTTTCGCGGAGAACCTGGGGGAGGAGGCGGGCGACGAGCCCGCGGACGACGAGCCCGCGGACGACGAGCCCGCGGCCGTCGGCGGCGAGGATGCCCCGCGCACCGCGCCCGACGACGTGACCCGCGCCGAGGCCAGGGACTCCCTCTTCGACACCGAGGTCCCGCCGCCCTCCCTCGACCCGGACACCGACGACGCGGGCGAGTCCGACGCCTCGTGGGACTCCTCGCAGCCGCCCGCCGAGGCCGCGCACGCCCGGCGCACGATGATCGGCCGCAGCGCGGAGGAGGTCGACCACGCCCCGCCGCGCGGCCGCTACGCCCCCGTGCCCGCCCCGCAGACGGTGGCCCGCTCCGGCGCCCTGCGCTGGGCGGCCCCCGCCGCGGCCCTGGCCGTCGCCTCGGCGATCGTCGTCGGCAGGGCCCTGCGCAGACGCCGCTAG
- a CDS encoding MFS transporter, with protein MPDVRLASPQGRWLLLATVLGSAMVLLDSTVVGVALPRIGRDLDADLAVLQWTVNAYLLTLAGLILLGGALGDRYGRRRVFVLGVVWFAVASLLCGLAPNAGVLVAARALQGVGGALLTPGSLALIQASFHPDDRGRAVGLWSGFGGIGAAVGPFLGGWLVDGPGWRWVFLINVPPALLCVLVALRHVPESADPGARGRFDVLGAALGALALALLTYALIEAHAGTLTVVVTAGAGLLAAVAFVGVERRRPDPMMPPDIFASRQFTAVNVITLCVYAAFGGFFFLAVLQLQVVSGYSALGAGTALLPATALMLLFSARAGELGEKTGPRLPLTVGPLLCAAGMLLMLRVGPEASYAADVLPALVVLGLGMVTLVAPLTATVLGSVDTARAGLASGINNAAARVAGLLAVAALPLLAGMGPEAYRSPAAFDAAFGRSMLWCAGVLAVGAALAWATVRRPAPGCRHPQCRTHCGVQAPPLEGDPSAASGGPPADDTPQ; from the coding sequence ATGCCCGACGTCCGGCTGGCCTCCCCCCAGGGCAGGTGGCTTCTGCTCGCCACGGTCCTCGGCTCCGCCATGGTCCTGCTGGACTCCACGGTCGTGGGCGTCGCCCTGCCCCGCATCGGCCGCGACCTGGACGCCGACCTGGCCGTCCTGCAGTGGACGGTCAACGCGTACCTGCTGACCCTGGCCGGGCTGATCCTGCTCGGCGGGGCGCTCGGCGACCGCTACGGCCGCCGCAGGGTCTTCGTCCTCGGCGTGGTGTGGTTCGCCGTCGCCTCTCTGCTGTGCGGGCTCGCCCCGAACGCGGGCGTACTGGTCGCCGCCCGCGCCCTCCAGGGCGTCGGCGGCGCTCTGCTCACCCCCGGGTCGCTGGCGCTGATCCAGGCCTCCTTCCACCCCGACGACCGGGGCCGGGCGGTCGGCCTGTGGTCCGGGTTCGGCGGCATCGGCGCGGCCGTCGGACCGTTCCTGGGCGGCTGGCTGGTGGACGGGCCCGGCTGGCGCTGGGTGTTCCTGATCAACGTGCCGCCGGCCCTGCTGTGCGTGCTGGTCGCCCTGCGTCACGTACCCGAGTCCGCGGACCCGGGCGCGCGCGGCCGCTTCGACGTCCTCGGCGCCGCGCTGGGCGCGCTGGCGCTGGCGCTGCTGACGTACGCCCTGATCGAGGCGCACGCGGGCACCCTGACCGTGGTCGTCACGGCGGGCGCGGGCCTGCTCGCCGCCGTCGCGTTCGTCGGCGTCGAGCGGCGGCGGCCGGACCCGATGATGCCGCCGGACATCTTCGCCTCCCGCCAGTTCACCGCGGTCAACGTGATCACCCTGTGCGTGTACGCGGCCTTCGGCGGCTTCTTCTTCCTCGCCGTCCTCCAGCTCCAGGTCGTCTCCGGCTACTCGGCGCTCGGCGCGGGCACCGCCCTGCTGCCGGCCACGGCCCTGATGCTGCTGTTCTCCGCCCGCGCCGGCGAGCTGGGCGAGAAGACCGGCCCCCGCCTGCCGCTGACCGTGGGCCCGCTGCTGTGCGCGGCCGGGATGCTGCTGATGCTGCGGGTCGGGCCGGAGGCGTCGTACGCCGCGGACGTGCTGCCCGCGCTGGTGGTGCTCGGCCTCGGCATGGTCACCCTCGTCGCCCCGCTGACCGCGACCGTCCTCGGCTCCGTCGACACCGCGCGGGCGGGCCTGGCCAGCGGCATCAACAACGCCGCCGCGCGGGTGGCGGGCCTGCTCGCGGTCGCCGCGCTGCCGCTGCTCGCCGGGATGGGGCCGGAGGCGTACCGCTCGCCGGCCGCCTTCGACGCCGCGTTCGGCCGGTCCATGCTGTGGTGCGCGGGCGTGCTCGCCGTGGGCGCGGCCCTGGCCTGGGCGACCGTACGCCGGCCCGCGCCGGGCTGCCGCCACCCGCAGTGCCGTACTCACTGCGGGGTGCAGGCACCGCCGCTGGAGGGCGACCCGTCGGCCGCGTCCGGAGGGCCACCGGCCGATGACACCCCCCAGTGA
- the pyrE gene encoding orotate phosphoribosyltransferase has product MTDVNEATPPGARAALLQQIKDKAVVHGKVTLSSGLEADYYVDLRRITLDGEAAPLVGQVLLDLTADLEFDAVGGLTMGADPVAAAMLHAAAARGQRLDAFVVRKAAKAHGLQRRVEGPDIAGRRVLVVEDTSTTGGSPLTAVEAVREAGAEVVAVATIVDRATGAAEKIQEGAGVPYLYAFSKDELGLD; this is encoded by the coding sequence ATGACGGACGTCAACGAAGCAACGCCGCCCGGCGCACGCGCGGCGCTGCTGCAGCAGATCAAGGACAAGGCCGTGGTGCACGGCAAGGTGACCCTCTCCTCGGGTCTCGAGGCCGACTACTACGTCGACCTGCGCCGCATCACCCTGGACGGCGAGGCCGCCCCGCTGGTCGGCCAGGTGCTGCTGGACCTGACCGCGGACCTGGAGTTCGACGCGGTCGGCGGCCTGACCATGGGCGCCGACCCGGTCGCCGCCGCCATGCTGCACGCCGCCGCCGCGCGCGGGCAGCGGCTGGACGCGTTCGTCGTCCGCAAGGCCGCCAAGGCGCACGGCCTCCAGCGCCGTGTCGAGGGCCCGGACATCGCCGGCCGCCGGGTGCTGGTGGTCGAGGACACCTCCACCACCGGCGGCTCCCCGCTGACCGCGGTGGAGGCGGTGCGCGAGGCGGGCGCCGAGGTCGTCGCCGTCGCGACCATCGTCGACCGCGCGACCGGCGCCGCGGAGAAGATCCAGGAGGGCGCGGGGGTGCCCTACCTGTACGCCTTCTCCAAGGACGAGCTGGGCCTCGACTGA